In Prochlorococcus marinus str. MIT 1214, one DNA window encodes the following:
- the urtA gene encoding urea ABC transporter substrate-binding protein: MKLSKRIFAGLATASLAVTVTACGGSDSSGNFDDTVTVGILHSLSGTMAISESTLVDTEKMAIEEINAAGGVTVDGKSYKIEYIVEDGASDWPTFAEKSKKLIDQDGVPVVFGGWTSASRKAMLPVYESKDAFLYYPIQYEAQECSNNIFYTGATPNQQSEPATDFMYKRSPAAGGDFFLVGSDYVFPRTSNTITKAQVKQLGGKVVGEDYLPLGNTEVAPIISKIKVALPDGGIIVNTLNGDQNVAFFKQIQDAGITPSNGYYVMNYSIAEEEISTIGPEFLEGHYGAWNYMMSIDTPASKKFAKSFKKRWGSDRVVADPQESAYNMVYLWKQAVEEAGTFDDNAVREALVGQTFDAPQGPVEVMANHHLSQTVRIGEINAEGGFTILEETGVVEPQAWNQKHPSSKGYACDWTDPKKGEKYRM; encoded by the coding sequence ATGAAGCTTTCAAAGCGCATTTTTGCAGGTTTAGCCACTGCTTCTTTAGCCGTAACTGTTACTGCTTGTGGTGGATCAGATTCCTCTGGCAACTTTGACGACACCGTAACTGTTGGAATTCTCCATTCTCTTTCAGGGACAATGGCAATCTCGGAATCAACTCTTGTTGATACAGAGAAAATGGCTATTGAGGAAATCAATGCAGCTGGCGGTGTAACAGTCGACGGTAAAAGCTATAAAATTGAATACATCGTTGAAGATGGTGCCTCAGATTGGCCTACCTTTGCAGAGAAATCTAAGAAGTTAATCGACCAGGATGGAGTACCAGTAGTCTTTGGCGGCTGGACTTCTGCAAGTAGAAAGGCAATGCTTCCAGTTTATGAATCAAAAGATGCATTCCTTTATTACCCAATTCAATATGAAGCACAAGAGTGCTCCAACAACATTTTCTATACAGGAGCGACTCCAAATCAGCAGTCTGAGCCTGCCACTGATTTCATGTATAAGCGCTCTCCAGCTGCTGGAGGAGATTTCTTCTTAGTTGGTTCTGATTATGTTTTCCCAAGAACTTCTAACACAATTACTAAAGCTCAAGTAAAACAACTTGGTGGAAAAGTTGTTGGAGAAGATTATCTTCCTTTAGGTAATACTGAGGTAGCACCTATTATCTCGAAGATAAAAGTTGCTCTTCCTGATGGTGGAATCATAGTTAACACTTTGAATGGTGACCAAAACGTTGCTTTCTTCAAACAAATCCAGGACGCAGGAATCACTCCTTCTAATGGTTATTACGTAATGAACTACTCCATTGCGGAAGAAGAGATTAGTACGATTGGACCTGAGTTCCTTGAGGGCCACTATGGTGCTTGGAACTACATGATGTCTATTGATACGCCAGCTTCTAAGAAATTTGCTAAGAGCTTTAAGAAGAGATGGGGTAGTGATCGTGTTGTGGCTGATCCTCAAGAATCTGCTTATAACATGGTTTATCTTTGGAAGCAGGCAGTTGAAGAAGCAGGTACATTTGATGACAACGCGGTTAGAGAAGCATTGGTTGGTCAGACATTCGATGCTCCTCAGGGTCCAGTAGAAGTTATGGCAAATCATCACCTATCTCAAACAGTGAGAATCGGTGAAATCAATGCAGAGGGTGGATTTACAATCCTTGAAGAAACTGGAGTAGTTGAGCCACAAGCATGGAACCAAAAACATCCAAGTTCAAAAGGTTACGCTTGTGATTGGACTGATCCTAAGAAAGGTGAAAAATATAGGATGTGA
- the ureE gene encoding urease accessory protein UreE: MSQELIYLTERISAQVIKNNLLLPLSAKERTQLRGKRSTLDGIDVILNLPRGGGRLIPGEVLKSENSKVFVSIVAAHEDVIRISSENRLKLLKAAYHLGNRHVEIELHDKELYLLNDVVMRKMLEGHGFEIESLQRPFSPEIGAYE; encoded by the coding sequence TTGTCTCAGGAATTAATCTATCTCACCGAGAGAATTAGTGCTCAAGTGATAAAAAATAACCTTTTACTTCCCTTGTCTGCAAAAGAGAGGACTCAGCTTCGAGGTAAACGATCAACTTTAGATGGAATTGATGTCATTTTAAATTTGCCTCGAGGAGGAGGTCGTTTGATTCCTGGAGAGGTGTTGAAAAGTGAGAATTCAAAAGTTTTTGTAAGCATAGTGGCCGCTCACGAAGATGTAATAAGAATTAGCTCAGAAAATAGATTGAAATTGTTAAAAGCTGCTTATCATTTAGGTAATAGGCATGTTGAGATTGAGTTGCACGATAAAGAGTTATATTTACTCAATGATGTAGTAATGAGAAAAATGTTAGAAGGCCATGGTTTTGAAATAGAAAGTTTACAAAGACCTTTTTCTCCTGAGATAGGCGCTTATGAGTAG
- a CDS encoding urease accessory protein UreF: MKLEFLQLISPSLPVGAFSYSEGLEWLVQNQKVYDETTLFNWIESELSRGQITIEASSIAHIMRDLEHWNDHKDVQHKLIIEEWNSWLGSLRDSPDIRSQQIQMGESLLQLLIDLDHPLPGNEKKFIWPIAWAWAGVCWDIPQIDLVEGFLYSWVANQLSAALRLLSLGPTKAQQLQMKSLRLIKSQASCLLQQNPKEIWVGDVGAIMAQQSHIELYSRLFRS; the protein is encoded by the coding sequence ATGAAACTTGAGTTTTTACAATTAATCAGCCCATCATTACCAGTTGGTGCTTTTAGTTACTCTGAAGGATTGGAGTGGCTTGTTCAAAATCAAAAAGTATATGACGAGACAACACTTTTTAATTGGATTGAAAGTGAACTCTCTCGAGGCCAGATAACAATTGAGGCAAGCTCAATTGCTCACATTATGAGAGATTTAGAGCATTGGAATGATCATAAAGATGTTCAACATAAATTAATTATTGAAGAGTGGAATTCTTGGCTTGGTTCATTAAGAGATTCGCCAGATATCAGATCTCAACAAATACAAATGGGTGAATCTCTATTACAGCTTCTCATTGATCTAGATCATCCTCTTCCTGGTAATGAAAAAAAATTTATTTGGCCGATAGCTTGGGCTTGGGCAGGAGTTTGCTGGGATATACCCCAAATTGATTTAGTGGAAGGATTTTTATATAGTTGGGTGGCTAATCAATTGAGTGCAGCGTTAAGACTATTGTCATTAGGACCAACAAAAGCTCAACAGCTTCAAATGAAATCCCTAAGACTGATAAAGTCTCAAGCAAGTTGCTTATTGCAGCAGAATCCTAAAGAAATATGGGTTGGTGATGTGGGCGCGATTATGGCACAACAATCGCATATTGAACTTTATTCAAGATTATTTCGAAGCTAA
- the ureG gene encoding urease accessory protein UreG, whose protein sequence is MESKLRVGIAGPVGSGKTAIIQRLCENLKDRLDIAVVTNDIYTQEDAKFLTNSKALEPERIKGVETGGCPHTAIREDCSINRIAVEELEHKFTTLDLVFVESGGDNLAASFSPELVDVCIYIIDVAAGDKIPRKGGPGITRSDLLVINKIDLAEMVGASLKIMERDTLLMRKNLPWCFTNTKTGEGIKIIEEFLCNQIPSAQKMV, encoded by the coding sequence ATGGAAAGTAAATTAAGAGTTGGCATAGCCGGTCCAGTAGGATCTGGTAAAACGGCTATTATTCAGAGACTATGTGAAAATCTTAAAGATCGATTAGATATTGCAGTAGTAACAAATGATATTTATACGCAAGAAGATGCAAAATTTTTAACGAATTCAAAGGCTTTAGAACCTGAACGTATCAAAGGAGTTGAAACTGGAGGTTGCCCGCATACAGCGATAAGGGAAGATTGTTCAATTAATCGTATTGCGGTTGAAGAGCTGGAGCATAAATTTACAACTTTAGATTTAGTATTTGTTGAAAGTGGTGGCGATAATCTAGCTGCGAGTTTTAGCCCTGAGTTAGTAGATGTATGTATATACATAATTGATGTCGCAGCGGGAGATAAGATCCCTAGGAAAGGAGGGCCAGGAATAACACGTTCTGATTTATTAGTGATCAATAAGATTGACCTTGCTGAAATGGTTGGAGCAAGCCTGAAAATAATGGAGAGAGATACTCTGCTTATGAGGAAAAATCTTCCCTGGTGCTTTACCAATACCAAAACAGGGGAGGGGATAAAAATAATTGAAGAGTTTTTGTGTAATCAGATACCCTCTGCGCAGAAGATGGTATAA
- the urtB gene encoding urea ABC transporter permease subunit UrtB, whose product MQLILESLFNGVAIGSVLLVAALGLAIVFGLMGVINLAHGELMMLGAYSTYITQLIFKQVSFLKPFYDSYVIVAIGIAFLVSGTVGILLERTVIRRLYGSPLETLLATWGVSLILQQFVRSVPLAYASGLVIALFFGLFTPLFISDDILHGAKGKLIRACTWGFSALLGVATGGVLSSLVSKLSRASARNVDVTAPSWMRGGIDFVGITFPKTRLLIILITLISVLVVIFFLDKTAWGMRIRAVTQNRPMSDCLGISTETVDIITFGIGSGLAGVAGVAVSLLGSVGPNVGGNYIVGCFMVVVLGGVGNLLGTILASFSIGIMTDLIGAGRLLTIWPDMPSPLYSTIDFFATTSMARVMIFALIVIFLQFKPTGMFPQKGRMVES is encoded by the coding sequence GTGCAACTTATTCTTGAAAGCCTTTTTAATGGCGTTGCTATTGGCTCAGTCTTGCTCGTCGCAGCACTGGGACTAGCAATTGTATTCGGTTTAATGGGTGTCATCAATCTTGCTCATGGGGAATTGATGATGCTTGGTGCTTATTCAACATACATAACCCAATTAATTTTCAAACAAGTTTCTTTTTTAAAACCTTTTTATGATTCGTATGTCATAGTTGCGATTGGTATTGCTTTTTTAGTTAGTGGAACAGTTGGAATTCTTTTAGAGCGAACAGTTATTAGACGTCTCTATGGAAGTCCTCTTGAAACACTTTTAGCCACATGGGGAGTGAGCCTAATCCTCCAACAATTTGTTAGAAGTGTTCCGCTGGCCTATGCCAGTGGTTTGGTAATAGCACTTTTCTTTGGCCTATTTACACCGCTATTTATTTCTGATGACATACTTCATGGTGCAAAAGGTAAATTAATAAGGGCATGTACTTGGGGTTTCTCAGCTTTATTAGGTGTAGCAACAGGAGGTGTTTTATCGTCTTTAGTAAGTAAACTTAGTCGCGCTAGTGCAAGGAATGTTGATGTTACAGCTCCCTCTTGGATGAGAGGTGGAATTGATTTTGTTGGAATTACTTTTCCTAAAACGCGTCTTTTAATAATCCTCATTACCTTAATATCTGTTTTAGTAGTAATTTTCTTTCTTGATAAAACAGCTTGGGGAATGAGAATTAGAGCAGTAACTCAAAATAGACCAATGAGTGATTGTTTAGGTATATCCACTGAAACAGTAGATATTATTACTTTTGGAATAGGTTCTGGTCTCGCTGGTGTCGCAGGAGTTGCAGTTTCACTCCTTGGCTCAGTCGGACCAAATGTTGGTGGAAATTACATTGTGGGATGTTTTATGGTTGTTGTTCTTGGTGGAGTGGGCAATTTATTAGGAACAATCCTTGCTTCTTTCTCTATTGGAATAATGACTGATTTGATAGGAGCAGGAAGACTACTTACTATTTGGCCAGATATGCCTTCTCCTCTTTATTCAACAATAGATTTTTTTGCGACAACAAGCATGGCTAGAGTAATGATATTTGCTCTGATAGTAATATTCCTCCAATTTAAACCAACTGGGATGTTCCCACAAAAAGGAAGAATGGTGGAGTCTTGA